A single genomic interval of Gammaproteobacteria bacterium harbors:
- the rplQ gene encoding 50S ribosomal protein L17, which translates to MRHRNTGRQLSRNSSHRKAMTSNMASSLFRHETIITTLAKAKELRRVAEPLITLAKQDDVARRRRAFARLRDKEVVGKLFAELGPRYRARPGGYMRVLKYGYRRGDNAAMAFVELVDRPE; encoded by the coding sequence ATGCGCCATCGCAACACTGGCAGGCAACTAAGCCGCAACAGCAGCCATCGCAAGGCGATGACCTCGAACATGGCGTCATCGCTGTTCCGGCACGAGACGATAATCACCACCCTGGCCAAGGCTAAGGAACTGCGCCGAGTTGCCGAGCCACTCATCACCCTGGCCAAGCAGGATGACGTGGCGAGACGCCGGCGGGCGTTCGCCAGGCTGCGCGATAAAGAGGTGGTCGGCAAGTTGTTCGCCGAGCTCGGACCCCGTTACCGTGCCCGGCCGGGCGGTTACATGCGGGTTCTTAAATATGGTTATCGCCGAGGCGACAATGCCGCCATGGCGTTTGTAGAGCTGGTGGACAGGCCCGAATAA
- a CDS encoding SAM-dependent chlorinase/fluorinase, translating into MIVLCTDFGLHGPYVGQVQARLVQAAPGVPVVNLFSDLPAFNACAAAYLLAAYIDEFDVGTVFLCVVDPGVGSTRRPLVVQADGRWFLGPDNGLFEVIASRAGQVRRWKITYAPKHLSASFHGRDLFAPVAAMLAMGLPVPGELLTDNAVPGETWPDDLYEIVYIDHFGNAMTGVRACVLDKSAQLAVKGQTLTYARTFSETRTGEPFWYENANGLVEIALKEASAACEMNLKIGVPVRLAQGD; encoded by the coding sequence ATGATCGTTCTGTGCACTGACTTCGGCTTGCACGGTCCCTATGTTGGGCAGGTGCAGGCCAGATTGGTGCAGGCTGCACCCGGCGTGCCGGTGGTCAACCTGTTCTCCGATCTGCCAGCGTTCAATGCGTGCGCGGCTGCGTATCTGCTGGCGGCTTACATAGATGAATTTGACGTCGGCACCGTTTTTCTGTGTGTCGTCGATCCCGGCGTAGGCTCGACACGACGCCCGCTGGTTGTGCAGGCCGACGGCCGCTGGTTCCTGGGGCCGGATAATGGATTATTTGAGGTCATCGCAAGCCGGGCCGGGCAGGTGCGACGATGGAAGATCACCTACGCGCCAAAACATTTGTCCGCAAGCTTTCACGGCCGCGACCTGTTCGCGCCGGTGGCGGCCATGCTTGCCATGGGGCTGCCCGTGCCTGGCGAGTTGTTAACGGACAACGCCGTGCCGGGTGAAACGTGGCCCGACGATCTGTACGAGATCGTCTACATCGATCATTTCGGGAATGCAATGACGGGGGTGCGCGCCTGTGTGCTGGACAAAAGCGCGCAGCTTGCGGTGAAGGGACAAACGCTGACTTACGCCCGCACCTTCAGCGAGACAAGGACAGGTGAGCCATTCTGGTACGAGAACGCTAACGGTCTGGTCGAGATCGCGCTCAAAGAAGCGAGCGCCGCGTGCGAGATGAATCTGAAAATCGGCGTTCCCGTCAGGCTCGCGCAAGGCGATTAG
- the uvrA gene encoding excinuclease ABC subunit UvrA, translating to MQAIHIRGARTHNLRDVDLDLPRDKLIVITGLSGSGKSSLAFDTLFAEGQRRYVESLSAYARQFLSMMEKPDVDHVEGLSPAISIEQRTTSHNPRSTVGTITEIYDYLRLLYARAGQPRCPEHGLQLDAQTVSQMVDQVLALPEGTRLLLLAPVVQNRKGEHLGVLQELRAQGYLRARINGKVVELEQAPKMDLRRKHTIEVVVDRLKVRDELQLRLAESFETALKLADGIAVVAYMDAPEQVGLVFSSKFACPICGYSLSELEPRLFSFNNPIGACPTCDGLGVRQFFDPARVVGHPELSLAGGAVRGWDRRNSYYFQLIRSLAAHYGFDIEAPYASLDDKTKHAILYGSGKQRIEFNYADERGRTTTRRHAFEGIIPNMQRRYRETDSEAVRDELAKYLANQPCPDCNGTRLNVAARNVFIEDRSLPEIARLPIGETGEFFKALALTGRRGEIAKKIVKEIQQRLTFLINVGLDYLTLERSAETLSGGEAQRIRLASQIGAGLVGVMYILDEPSIGLHQRDNQRLLDTLTYLRDLGNTVIVVEHDEDAIRAADHVVDMGPGAGRHGGRVVAEGRPAEIAANPASLTGQYLSGKRRIDIPDPRVAFNDERTLNLRGARGNNLRDVDVEIPLGLFTCVTGVSGSGKSTLVNDTLFRYLARELNGAALDPAPCEALTGLEHIDKVVDIDQSAIGRTPRSNPATYTGLFTPIRELFAGTAEARSRGYTPGRFSFNIKGGRCEACQGGGVIKVEMHFLPDIYVPCDVCKGKRYNRETLDVQYKGKNIFEVLQMTVEDAAEFFRPVPTIHRKLETLAEVGLTYITLGQNATTLSGGEAQRVKLSRELSKRDTGNTLYILDEPTTGLHFHDVEQLLKVLHRLRDHGNTIVVIEHNLDVIKTADWVIDMGPEGGYRGGEVVAVGTPEAVAAVDASYTGQYLRRILKPIVKKARRKA from the coding sequence ATGCAAGCTATCCACATCCGCGGCGCGCGCACGCACAACCTGCGCGACGTCGATCTCGATCTGCCGCGCGACAAGCTTATCGTCATCACCGGTCTGTCCGGCTCCGGCAAGTCTTCGCTCGCGTTCGACACCCTATTCGCCGAGGGCCAGCGGCGCTATGTGGAGTCGCTGTCGGCTTACGCGCGCCAGTTCCTGTCGATGATGGAAAAACCCGACGTGGACCATGTCGAAGGGCTCTCGCCGGCGATCTCCATCGAGCAGCGCACCACCTCGCACAATCCACGCTCCACGGTCGGCACCATCACCGAAATTTACGATTATCTGCGTCTTCTGTATGCGCGCGCGGGCCAGCCGCGCTGCCCCGAACACGGTCTGCAACTGGATGCACAGACCGTCAGCCAGATGGTCGATCAGGTGCTGGCACTGCCTGAAGGCACGCGGCTGCTGCTGCTAGCACCCGTGGTGCAAAATCGCAAAGGCGAGCACCTGGGCGTGCTACAGGAACTGCGCGCGCAAGGGTATCTGCGCGCGCGTATTAACGGCAAGGTCGTTGAACTCGAGCAGGCGCCGAAGATGGATCTGCGCCGCAAGCACACGATTGAAGTGGTCGTCGATCGATTGAAAGTGCGCGATGAGTTGCAATTGCGACTGGCGGAATCCTTCGAGACCGCACTGAAACTCGCTGACGGCATCGCCGTAGTCGCGTACATGGACGCACCGGAGCAGGTAGGGCTTGTGTTTTCCTCGAAGTTCGCCTGCCCGATCTGCGGTTATTCGTTGAGCGAGCTGGAGCCGCGGCTGTTCTCGTTCAACAATCCGATCGGCGCCTGCCCCACCTGCGATGGCCTGGGCGTGCGTCAGTTCTTCGATCCCGCGCGCGTCGTGGGACATCCGGAACTAAGCCTTGCGGGCGGCGCGGTGCGCGGCTGGGATCGGCGCAACAGCTATTATTTTCAGTTGATCCGGTCGCTCGCCGCGCATTACGGCTTCGACATCGAGGCGCCATACGCATCGCTGGACGACAAAACAAAACACGCAATCCTGTATGGCAGCGGCAAGCAGCGCATTGAATTCAATTACGCTGACGAGCGCGGGCGCACCACCACGCGCCGTCATGCATTCGAGGGCATCATCCCCAACATGCAGCGGCGCTACCGTGAGACGGACTCCGAGGCGGTGCGCGATGAGCTGGCCAAATACCTCGCAAACCAGCCGTGCCCAGACTGCAATGGCACGCGCCTGAACGTGGCCGCCCGCAACGTGTTCATCGAGGACCGCAGTCTTCCGGAGATCGCGCGCCTTCCGATCGGCGAGACCGGCGAGTTTTTCAAGGCACTGGCGCTGACCGGGCGTCGCGGAGAGATCGCTAAAAAGATCGTCAAGGAGATCCAGCAGCGCCTTACCTTTCTGATCAACGTCGGACTCGATTACCTGACCCTGGAGCGCAGCGCCGAGACCCTGTCGGGCGGCGAGGCGCAGCGCATCCGCCTCGCGAGTCAGATCGGCGCGGGTCTGGTAGGCGTCATGTATATCCTGGACGAGCCCTCGATCGGCCTGCACCAGCGCGACAATCAGCGGCTGCTGGACACCCTCACCTATCTGCGCGATCTGGGCAACACCGTAATCGTGGTCGAGCACGACGAGGATGCAATACGCGCCGCCGATCACGTCGTGGATATGGGCCCGGGCGCCGGCCGGCACGGGGGCCGCGTGGTCGCGGAAGGGCGGCCGGCCGAAATCGCCGCCAACCCGGCATCACTGACCGGACAGTACCTGTCGGGCAAGCGGCGGATCGACATCCCGGACCCGCGCGTTGCGTTCAACGATGAGAGAACGCTGAATTTGCGCGGCGCGCGCGGCAATAACCTGCGCGACGTGGACGTGGAAATCCCCTTGGGGCTTTTCACCTGCGTCACTGGCGTTTCCGGGTCGGGCAAATCGACCCTGGTCAACGACACTTTGTTCCGCTATCTGGCACGTGAGCTGAACGGCGCCGCCCTAGACCCCGCACCCTGCGAGGCGCTCACCGGGCTCGAACACATCGACAAGGTGGTCGACATCGATCAGAGCGCCATCGGCCGCACGCCGCGCTCCAATCCGGCTACGTACACCGGCCTGTTCACGCCCATTCGAGAGTTGTTCGCCGGCACCGCCGAGGCGCGCTCGCGCGGCTATACGCCGGGCCGCTTCAGCTTCAACATCAAGGGCGGGCGCTGCGAAGCGTGTCAAGGCGGCGGCGTCATCAAGGTCGAAATGCACTTTCTGCCGGACATTTACGTCCCCTGCGACGTGTGCAAGGGTAAACGTTACAACCGGGAAACCCTGGACGTTCAATACAAGGGTAAAAACATCTTCGAGGTGCTGCAGATGACGGTGGAGGACGCCGCCGAGTTTTTCCGGCCGGTGCCGACAATCCATCGCAAACTGGAAACCCTGGCCGAGGTCGGGCTGACCTATATAACGCTAGGCCAGAACGCGACCACTCTGTCCGGCGGCGAGGCGCAGCGGGTCAAGCTTTCGCGCGAGCTATCCAAGCGCGACACCGGCAACACGCTATATATCCTGGACGAACCGACCACGGGTCTGCATTTTCACGATGTGGAGCAACTGCTGAAAGTACTGCACCGGCTGCGCGATCACGGCAATACCATCGTGGTGATCGAGCACAATCTGGATGTCATCAAGACCGCGGACTGGGTCATCGACATGGGGCCCGAAGGCGGCTACCGAGGCGGCGAAGTGGTTGCGGTCGGTACGCCGGAGGCGGTCGCCGCCGTCGATGCGTCGTATACCGGCCAGTATCTGCGGCGGATATTGAAACCAATCGTCAAGAAGGCGCGCCGCAAGGCGTAA